One segment of Scomber scombrus chromosome 3, fScoSco1.1, whole genome shotgun sequence DNA contains the following:
- the elk4 gene encoding ETS domain-containing protein Elk-4 produces the protein MDNSVTLWQFLLQLLLDSSNEQLICWTNEEGEFKLLQAEEVARLWGARKNKPNMNYDKLSRALRYYYDKNIIKKVNGQKFVYRFVSYPDILKGDVGTRTEGGDVGAGGVPTLIRRGDSTLQEGESGDRSKVGGSAGALISSTKQSNRNDYIHSGLYTSFTLNSLQNGRQLFKSIKIENPAEKMAEKRGLSSATQSQEPQPPQSAALPSVIKFGNTPPKPAPPHQVAIETTIISTQLEPLQAPPPRAEDISTHSTLPSHYMYSFEHIRPSESHFSLPDLTSATPSPSLVPDSSQELVIDSDMDSGSSQPADAPPLEPTDAQAERLESGSGLSGDETIMVDADTSSSSVSSSSTTVCTQSSGKARKPPKILQISPPTLLVTTSDFSPMNLCSPSLPTASLTPAMLQTPTLLLTPSPLLSNIHFWSTLSPVAPLSPATRRQGAHLFQFPSVLTPQFQIPMHSMDGTNTPGPISPDPQKT, from the exons ATGGACAACTCTGTCACCCTATGGCAGTTCCTTCTCCAGCTCCTTTTGGATTCCAGCAACGAGCAGCTGATCTGCTGGACCAATGAGGAAGGGGAGTTCAAGCTGCTGCAGGCGGAGGAGGTGGCCCGGCTGTGGGGAGCCCGCAAGAACAAGCCCAACATGAACTACGACAAACTCAGCAGGGCTCTCAGATACTACTACGACAAG AACATCATAAAGAAGGTGAACGGTCAGAAGTTCGTCTACCGCTTTGTGTCCTACCCTGATATCCTTAAAGGAGATGTAGGCACCCGAACGGAGGGAGGAGATGTGGGTGCTGGAGGTGTCCCTACCCTGATTAGAAGAGGGGACAGCACCCTACAGGAGGGTGAATCTGGTGACCGCAGCAAGGTAGGGGGTAGCGCAGGCGCTCTGATCTCCAGCACCAAGCAGTCAAACCGTAACGACTACATCCACTCTGGCCTGTACACCTCGTTTACCCTCAACTCGCTGCAAAATGGACGCCAGCTCTTCAAATCCATCAAAATAGAGAACCCGGCCGAGAAGATGGCTGAAAAGAGGGGTCTCTCCTCTGCCACTCAGAGCCAGGAGCCTCAACCGCCACAGTCGGCAGCATTGCCGTCCGTCATCAAGTTCGGAAATACCCCTCCGAAACCGGCGCCACCTCATCAGGTCGCCATAGAGACAACCATCATTTCCACTCAGCTGGAGCCTCTGCAAGCTCCACCCCCAAGAGCAGAAGACATCAGCACACACTCCACCCTGCCGTCCCATTACATGTACTCGTTTGAACACATCCGCCCGTCAGAATCGCACTTCAGCCTGCCGGACCTGACCTCGGCCACGCCGTCCCCGAGCTTAGTTCCCGACTCCTCCCAGGAGCTGGTGATCGACAGCGACATGGATTCCGGATCCTCTCAGCCTGCAGACGCTCCGCCACTGGAACCCACAGATGCTCAGGCAGAGAGG TTGGAAAGTGGTAGCGGTTTGTCCGGAGACGAGACCATCATGGTGGACGCCGATACCAGTTCGTCgtcagtgagcagcagcagcaccacagtCTGCACTCAGAGCTCAGGAAAGGCACGCAAGCCGCCCAAAATCCTGCAGATCAGCCCGCCAACACTGCTGGTCACTACCTCTGACTTCTCCCCCATGAATCTGTGCAGCCCCTCTCTACCCACCGCCTCTCTCACACCAGCAATGCTACAG ACTCCCACTCTGTTGCTGACTCCCAGTCCCCTCCTGTCCAACATCCACTTCTGGAGCACGCTCAGTCCCGTGGCTCCGCTCAGCCCTGCCACACGACGCCAGGGAGCCCACCTGTTCCAA TTCCCGTCAGTCCTCACCCCACAGTTCCAGATCCCCATGCACAGCATGGATGGGACCAACACGCCCGGCCCCATTTCCCCAGACCCTCAGAAGACATAG